Sequence from the Argopecten irradians isolate NY chromosome 12, Ai_NY, whole genome shotgun sequence genome:
TAATAGTTGACTATCATTTCTGATCATTTCTGTCATTAGCAAAACTGCGAAACGAACCTTCATCATGAACATAGATTTACATTTACACATGGAATTATCGTCCACAATGAATATAGATGTTCTGACATTAATTGTTATTAATAAATTTTTATAATTTCTCTGTGTCCTGGAAGCAGGAAGCATAGTGATCCTTAAGACATGTTTCATCTTTACATGTGAATAGTGAAATTCAGAACATCCCAGTCTATCAACTCTTTATCTCCCTATACTACATCACTGATCCTGGCTGACCTCCAGAGACACTCCCAGACAGTGGATATAAATTAATTGGTCTTCACCTAATAACAGGTTCTAATGagtaaaaatcatacttttagAAAACATTGAGACTTATGAGCTGGAAGACTTTCTTGAAGACATTATGAACCATGAGTTTGATACCATCATAGATGATGGAAGTCTGCCAAGGGTAAGTGTTAAAATTTTCTGTACAGAAATAGGCTACAAATTATCTTAGATGGTTAGCATATGAGCAAATGTGGTTATTGATATctgatttaaagatgctacaccgccgaAAGAGCGTAagcgatactcatcatttgaacaataattgatgtttaattgtgtatgagtatgtctaattaacacaaaaaacataTCACATAGTGCCACAGGGATTTTTTTCGTGACGCAATTAATTATCCATAATATatctatcttgaagtaaaattagaaactcaaacttttcaatgggaTGGTAAAGgtgaaaagtaagtaacttttgtaactggagacaaatactaattcatctactcctgtttttgataaagaaaaaataccatttgtcatagttggagcatctttaaataaaatttaatcacCAGCATTGTAACTGAAGAACTGTCAAGTTTGCATTACTATCAACCTTTGTAGTTTATAACTTTAGACCAACTGCTATTGATTAATGGATATGATCATGCTTTACCTTATCCTCAGATATCTGCCTTGGTGTGTGGGATGTATCGCCTGAGCTCTGAGGGAAAAGTAGCAGAACTAAAGTCAAAGATACAGGCTCTCCCTCGGGCTCAATTACATGGTTGTGTGGCGGCCCCGACTCAAGAAGAAGAGGTAGAGGTAGGTATTTTGATTCTGCAATGAAATTTATTGATATTGACTGCGAAAGAAAGCAGGTATTCCATGCATGATGGGGAATAGACATCTCAATCTTACACAGGAGAATTAAATCAAGATGGCTCACATGCGCTAGGCAATTATATGTATGACATAATTAATACATGATGCGTTCATGTGATAACAATGTTTTTaactcacctggcccgaagggccagtgagcttatgtcatggcgcggcgtccgtcttCCATCCGttcgtctgtcaacatttcctttaaaacactactagtcctagagttctgcatggattgtaaccaactTTGGCTAGAAGTATCAtcggaggaaggggaacagagcatgtataaattttggctctgaacccccagaggcaggaggggcggggcccaataggggaaatagagggattcctttaaatcgctacttgtcatagagttctgcatggattgtaactaaatttcaccagaaacatccttgggggaaggggaatagagtttgtatgaattttggttctgaccccctgggggcaggaggggtggggccaatttgggaaatagatgtaaatcatttaaatcgctattagtctAAGatttttgcatggattgtaaccaaatttaaccagaaaaatccttggggcaaggggaacagagtttgtataaatcttggctttgaccccccaggggcatgaggggcagggcccgataaggaaatagaggtaaatcctatttcaatcgctactagtcatagagttctgcatggaatgtaaccaaatttggccagaaatatccttgagggaaggggcacagagtttgtataaattttggctctaacccccttGGGGAAGGAGGGAAGGGGCCCAATATTGGAGATAGAGGCAAaacctttaaatcgctacttgtcattgagttctgcatggaatgtaaccaaatgtgGCCAGAAACAtacttggggaaaggggaacagagcttgtataaattttggctctgacccccttgggacaggaggggcagggccaaaaaggggaaatagggttaatcctttaaatcgctgctattgtcatatttaatataaatgagcttTGTCTGACCCATAGGGGGCTgaagggtggggccccaaaaggggaaattttcttaatgttagctttaaaattctactcctccttaaccctttaGTGGATTaaatccatatttggtgtgaaacatcattggggaatgacaataatatcttatataaatgaaCTAGGTTTGGCCTCTAGGGACAAAGGGGTAGGGCTCAGAATGGGGAACTTTTGTGAAATTTGGCTGTAAAATTcaactcctccttaacccttgaatGGATTACAACCATGTTTGATGCAAAACATCTTTAGGGGAAggcaattattattttttgggtcaGTCTGAAATTAGATGGCCACCACATGCACCATCTTTAAGACACATTtagaacttcttttcaagttctacatgtgtgatttggctgaaacttgcctgaaatgatccttacatggtcccaacaaagtgtttttcaggttgatccaaaatccaagatggccaccacagcggctatcttggatttacatttttaacttcttcgaAAGTTCTATCTGTGCGATTTAGATGAAAcgtgcctgaaatgatcctgatatggtctcGACCAAGTGTTGGTCTTTTTTGGGGTCTATCCAGAATCCatgcaagatggccgccacagacaccatcttgaaaatactttttgaacttctcaagttctaccactgCGATTTAACTGAAATTTGTcagaaatgatccttacatgttCCTGACCAAGTGTTGGTATTTTAGGGTTGTTACCAATTCAAAGGTGGCCACAATGAAATCTTAtcaattttaaagaaatttttatACCACTGTTGCCATGattgtcagatgaccgttaaggcctttgggcctcttgttgtggCTCAGTCATTTACTAAATATTTGGCCCATAAAACTTATAAACAAGGtccaatgtacaatgtatatattatgtatttgatatttttcaatatcataaactttctttatttagaaaaattgttttctaatttcTCAAGTAAGTCTTTTTACTTGTGAGTTTGTCATATAAGGTTTTAAGTCTTGCATATTTGTACCACTTGTAATGTTAAAGAGGTCAATTTCAAAGATGATGGATTCATCTAGAGATAACTCGCCTAAATTAATTTGTTTCACCTTTTTAATTTCGCTATAGGGTGATGAAGATGAAGATGAGGACAGCGTGAATACTGGAGGGGCTAGTGCAGCAGCtgctcctcctcctcctcaacCTACTTCACAGCCAAGGGAAGATAGCAGATCACAAGCAGGTAATGTAGCAATATTGTATTACCAAATGTGTTGTATAACCAGTGTTTCTAGAGCCAGTAGACCAACTAAAACCCCTCTGATTTGTAataaaggggcataactctgaaAAGGTTTAGGGATCTTGTTTAGATACCGAGGCCAAAAAAACATAAGcatgtttcaggttacatgTCTGAAAATAGGGTAGGTCAGTGGggaattgtttttgtttatttttgtttatgttttttgaGGAGGGGTTCAAATTGCTTTATTACTAGATCACAAAGTAATTTGTCTTTCAGGCTTTATGCTTGCTAGAAGTCTTTAATATCTCAATGCTGTAATTTAACTTTCTCTGGATATCTAAGCTGAAAACTTCACACATTTCGTTTTgaaaagtgtgataaaatagctAAGGTCGGAGGTAAAAACTAGGGTAGGTAGGGGTAACTTAAACATAGATATTTTTTGGCCTGATTACACACATCTAACCAGTCAAACTGCATTATCGAAAACGACACAGTAGTTTTGTAACAAAGGGGCTTAACTTTAGAAAGGTGGCGGCGTCTTGTTCAGATATTACTCACATCGCtatataatttcatataattataaagTATGCCTAGAATTTACCGTAATAGGTAGccaagtggttaaaatgtccgCCTCTGGGTTGGGAGTTCGAAACGCATGTGGGGCAGTTGGTCGATgatttttctcctggtactgcAATTTTCCACCACCACTAAACCTGGCACATTCTTAAGCCGTTAATAGGTCGCTACATCAAACACACCAACCTTCACCACCGTAATTGTCTCATTCTATTCCATGTGTCAGAGTCGCAAAATAACTGTTTTACTTATCCCAAATAGTCACAAATGTGTGATGAAGTTATATAAAATTTTGCTGTGTTAAAACCCAGATTTTAGGCACACTGTACAGCTGTCAGTTTTGGTGAACTTGGTATACAATTAgatgtattcaaattaaatgttcatCCATATTATTTACAGTTACATTATAAAATAGATTTCTATGAGAACAATTGTGATCTATGTTGatgaaatcaatttaattttccATACCAGGTGTTGATGGTAAATCATCCATATCTTTTAACACAGAACATTGTACTTCACTTGTTTATGTCGTGATACAGATGCAGCATACCATTTTTGTCTTGACAGAAGAACCTATGGAGGAAGAGGAGGATGGTTGGCAAGTCGTGAGGAAAGGAAAGCGGGGATGAAAACGAAACAATGCATGTCTAAAAACGATATTTCCATCATCCATGTTGATGTAATGATCTTCTGAGTCAACAGTGATCATTCACCTGTCTCTCTGACCAATGGTCATCCCGATCCAACGGGTCAGGTGATTATACATGCTGCACCAAGCCGCCATGCATTAGCAGTTCAGAAACACATGGGATCATCACACTTCTATTATCTTTATGAAAGAAATAAACTTTCAAAGAAAAGACTAGTCTACCTGTGATATTGAAAACAGACTGCATGATCAATCACTGTTCTAGAAAATACTCGAGCAATATTGCTTGAACATTTGTATGTACTTAAAGTATATTGTTAATTTCGTCTTAAAGTGCTTGGAACTTCAAA
This genomic interval carries:
- the LOC138336820 gene encoding pre-rRNA-processing protein TSR2 homolog, giving the protein MAASTENTLFQDAIQRVLDSWTVLQLAVNHGFGGAESREKAQWMVYAIDQWFKENKNIETYELEDFLEDIMNHEFDTIIDDGSLPRISALVCGMYRLSSEGKVAELKSKIQALPRAQLHGCVAAPTQEEEVEGDEDEDEDSVNTGGASAAAAPPPPQPTSQPREDSRSQAEEPMEEEEDGWQVVRKGKRG